The following coding sequences lie in one Leucobacter allii genomic window:
- the rpsO gene encoding 30S ribosomal protein S15: MALPAEVKKAIIDEYATKPGDTGSPEVQVAILTQRIKDLTEHLKTHKHDHHSRRGLLLLVGQRRRLLGYLQDIDIARYRSLIERLGLRR; the protein is encoded by the coding sequence ATGGCATTGCCCGCAGAGGTCAAGAAGGCGATCATCGACGAGTACGCGACGAAGCCGGGAGACACCGGTTCCCCCGAGGTGCAGGTCGCGATCCTCACGCAGCGCATCAAGGACCTGACCGAGCACCTCAAGACCCACAAGCACGATCACCACTCGCGCCGCGGTCTGCTGCTGCTCGTCGGTCAGCGTCGTCGTCTCCTGGGCTACCTCCAGGACATCGACATCGCTCGCTACCGCTCGCTCATCGAGCGCCTCGGTCTGCGCCGCTAA
- a CDS encoding alpha/beta hydrolase has product MTVSRRPRSLRIAAWIGIALGALVLVAIAAFLVWAGVGRMDADPAAVAALEDDPAVTATHADGAWVVAPATEPDGTGLVFLPGAKVDAAAYAPTFRELAAEGTTVVIPDLPLRFAILETRGMDDFTAYAPDVERWAVGGHSLGGVRACQLAADDPDVALLLLASYCAVDLADSGVPVLSISGSADGLSTPEKIDGAAELLPATAEFVELAGANHAAFGWYGAQPGDGDATTSRADVAAEVSRLVHAFLAGS; this is encoded by the coding sequence ATGACCGTTTCCCGGCGTCCGCGTTCGCTCCGGATCGCCGCCTGGATCGGCATCGCGCTCGGCGCGCTCGTCCTCGTGGCGATCGCGGCCTTCCTCGTCTGGGCCGGAGTAGGGCGCATGGACGCGGATCCGGCGGCCGTCGCCGCGCTCGAGGACGATCCGGCCGTCACCGCCACCCATGCCGACGGCGCGTGGGTCGTCGCGCCCGCGACGGAGCCCGACGGCACCGGGCTCGTCTTCCTTCCCGGCGCGAAGGTGGACGCCGCGGCCTACGCTCCGACGTTCCGGGAGCTCGCCGCCGAGGGCACGACCGTCGTCATCCCCGATCTCCCGCTGCGCTTCGCGATCCTCGAGACCCGGGGCATGGACGACTTCACGGCGTACGCGCCCGATGTCGAGCGGTGGGCGGTCGGCGGGCACTCGCTCGGCGGCGTCCGGGCGTGCCAGCTCGCGGCGGACGACCCCGACGTCGCGCTCCTGCTCCTCGCCAGCTACTGCGCGGTCGATCTCGCCGACAGCGGCGTCCCCGTGCTCAGCATCTCGGGATCCGCCGACGGGCTCTCGACGCCGGAGAAGATCGACGGCGCCGCGGAGCTCCTGCCGGCGACGGCGGAGTTCGTGGAGCTCGCCGGCGCGAATCACGCCGCCTTCGGCTGGTACGGCGCGCAACCGGGCGACGGCGACGCCACGACCTCGCGCGCGGACGTCGCCGCGGAGGTCAGCCGGCTCGTCCACGCGTTCCTCGCCGGGTCCTGA
- a CDS encoding aspartate aminotransferase family protein — protein MSFDPTAAVDTAALQASAKRHMWPHFTNRKVLNDGIPVITRAEGHHIYDAAGKQYIDGLAGLFVVNAGHGRERIVQAAAKQMQQLDFMPIWSYGHPAAIELSERLSSYAPGEMNKVFFTTGGGEAVESAFKLAKHFWKIQGKPMKHKVISRSVAYHGTPQGALAITGIPDMKKFYEPLTPGGHRVPNTNFYRADEMGAPSDDLEAFGQWAANRIEEAILFEGPDTVAAVFLEPVQNSGGCFPPPPGYFKRVREICDQYDVLLVSDEVICAYGRVGDFFASKALGYEPDIITSAKGITSGYVPLGAMIVSDKVSEPFTSTENTFYHGFTFAGHPAAAAAALENLDIFEEEDLNGRVRENSPLFRAELEKLLDIDIVGDVRGEGYFFGIELVKDKATKETFNEEESDRLLRDYLSPALWEAGLYCRADDRGDPVIQLAPPLTIGPSEFAEIGGILRSVLKDASSKI, from the coding sequence ATGTCTTTTGATCCCACTGCTGCGGTGGACACCGCTGCGCTCCAGGCCTCGGCCAAGCGCCACATGTGGCCGCACTTCACCAACCGGAAGGTGCTGAACGACGGCATCCCGGTCATCACGCGCGCCGAGGGCCACCACATCTACGACGCCGCGGGCAAGCAGTACATCGACGGCCTCGCGGGGCTCTTCGTCGTCAACGCCGGCCACGGCCGCGAGCGCATCGTGCAGGCTGCGGCCAAGCAGATGCAGCAGCTCGACTTCATGCCGATCTGGTCCTACGGGCACCCGGCGGCCATCGAGCTCTCGGAGCGCCTCTCCTCCTACGCTCCCGGCGAGATGAACAAGGTGTTCTTCACCACGGGCGGCGGCGAGGCCGTGGAGTCCGCCTTCAAGCTGGCGAAGCACTTCTGGAAGATCCAGGGCAAGCCGATGAAGCACAAGGTGATCTCCCGCTCGGTCGCCTACCACGGCACCCCGCAGGGCGCCCTGGCCATCACCGGCATCCCGGACATGAAGAAGTTCTACGAGCCGCTGACCCCGGGCGGCCACCGCGTGCCGAACACGAACTTCTACCGCGCCGACGAGATGGGCGCCCCCTCGGACGACCTCGAGGCCTTCGGCCAGTGGGCCGCGAACCGCATCGAGGAGGCGATCCTCTTCGAGGGTCCCGACACCGTCGCGGCCGTGTTCCTCGAGCCGGTGCAGAACTCGGGCGGCTGCTTCCCGCCTCCCCCCGGGTACTTCAAGCGCGTCCGCGAGATCTGCGATCAGTACGACGTGCTGCTCGTCTCGGACGAGGTCATCTGCGCCTACGGCCGCGTGGGCGACTTCTTCGCCTCGAAGGCCCTCGGCTACGAGCCCGACATCATCACCTCGGCGAAGGGCATCACCTCGGGCTACGTCCCGCTGGGCGCCATGATCGTCTCGGACAAGGTGTCGGAGCCCTTCACCTCGACGGAGAACACCTTCTACCACGGCTTCACCTTCGCCGGTCACCCGGCGGCGGCGGCCGCGGCGCTCGAGAACCTCGACATCTTCGAGGAGGAGGACCTCAACGGCCGCGTGCGCGAGAACAGCCCGCTGTTCCGCGCCGAGCTCGAGAAGCTGCTCGACATCGACATCGTCGGCGACGTCCGCGGCGAGGGCTACTTCTTCGGTATCGAGCTGGTCAAGGACAAGGCCACGAAGGAGACCTTCAACGAGGAGGAGTCGGATCGCCTCCTGCGCGACTACCTCTCCCCCGCCCTGTGGGAGGCCGGCCTGTACTGCCGCGCCGACGACCGCGGGGACCCCGTCATCCAGCTCGCGCCGCCGCTGACCATCGGTCCGTCGGAGTTCGCGGAGATCGGCGGCATCCTCCGCAGCGTGCTGAAGGACGCCTCCTCGAAGATCTGA
- a CDS encoding Lrp/AsnC family transcriptional regulator: protein MSSARTSPALDATSKAIIEQLQRDGRRSYAEIGKAVGLSEAAVRQRVQKLTDAGVMQIVAVTDPMRLGFSRQAMLGIRVSGDTRVVADRLAEMPEISYVVLSAGSFDIIAEVVCEDDDGLIELLNEKIRKVDGVAFTESFVYLQLTKQKYDWGTR from the coding sequence GTGAGCAGCGCACGCACTTCACCGGCACTCGACGCGACGTCGAAGGCGATCATCGAGCAACTCCAGCGCGATGGCCGTCGTTCGTACGCCGAGATCGGGAAGGCCGTCGGCCTCAGCGAGGCCGCCGTCCGCCAGCGCGTGCAGAAGCTCACGGATGCCGGGGTCATGCAGATCGTTGCCGTGACCGACCCGATGCGCCTCGGCTTCAGCCGCCAGGCCATGCTCGGCATCCGCGTGTCCGGCGATACCAGGGTCGTCGCCGATCGCCTCGCCGAGATGCCGGAGATCAGTTACGTCGTGCTCAGCGCGGGGTCCTTCGACATCATCGCGGAGGTGGTCTGCGAGGACGACGATGGCCTCATCGAACTCCTCAACGAGAAGATCCGCAAAGTCGACGGCGTCGCCTTCACGGAGTCCTTCGTCTACCTCCAACTCACCAAACAGAAATACGACTGGGGAACACGATAA
- a CDS encoding ABC transporter substrate-binding protein, which translates to MARQPQDPIVRDIVQMIRGAQLSRRQLLRGAAVGAAGAGTLGLASCAGGGSSSGDGVVWGNWTYYLDYDEESGSYPSLDRFMEESGYEVDYIEDIDDNNTFYGKIKDQLELGQYTGYDVVTFTDWMNGRIIQAEQVQEFDYANLPNVQANLVDAQWDALDVDPGRKFSIPWQLPASGWVWNTEAVPDGIKTLDDFLRPELKGKVVVLSEMRDTVGMILAGLGHDPSGDWGDAEFDEAMAWLDDALKSGQIGNVKGNSYTQDLISGDALAAMAWSGDVIMLNAENDNQWTLEIPESGGMIASDSFTVPNGTSAEAKARVEEMIDYYYQPEVMAEVADYVTYVPPVKGTQEAMRTVNPENADNPLIFPSEADWEHLHSFRTLSAEEDKKYSTEFQNVLGL; encoded by the coding sequence ATGGCACGACAGCCACAAGACCCCATCGTCCGCGATATCGTCCAGATGATCCGCGGCGCGCAGCTCAGCCGCAGGCAGCTGCTCCGCGGCGCCGCGGTCGGGGCGGCCGGCGCGGGCACGCTCGGACTCGCCTCCTGCGCCGGCGGCGGATCGAGCAGCGGGGACGGCGTCGTCTGGGGCAACTGGACCTACTACCTCGACTACGACGAGGAGAGCGGCAGCTACCCGTCGCTCGACCGCTTCATGGAGGAGTCGGGCTACGAGGTCGATTACATCGAGGACATCGACGACAACAACACCTTCTACGGCAAGATCAAGGATCAGCTCGAGCTCGGCCAGTACACCGGGTACGACGTGGTGACCTTCACGGACTGGATGAACGGGCGCATCATCCAGGCCGAGCAGGTGCAGGAGTTCGACTACGCGAACCTGCCGAACGTGCAGGCGAATCTCGTCGACGCCCAGTGGGACGCGCTCGACGTCGATCCCGGGCGCAAGTTCTCGATCCCGTGGCAGCTTCCGGCTTCCGGCTGGGTGTGGAACACCGAGGCGGTGCCCGACGGCATCAAGACCCTCGACGACTTCCTGCGCCCCGAGCTCAAGGGCAAGGTCGTCGTGCTCAGCGAGATGCGCGACACCGTCGGGATGATCCTCGCGGGGCTCGGCCACGATCCCTCGGGCGACTGGGGCGACGCCGAGTTCGACGAGGCGATGGCGTGGCTCGACGACGCCCTCAAGAGCGGGCAGATCGGCAACGTCAAGGGCAACAGCTACACGCAGGACCTCATCTCCGGCGACGCGCTGGCGGCGATGGCGTGGTCCGGCGACGTGATCATGCTCAACGCCGAGAACGACAACCAGTGGACGCTCGAGATCCCCGAATCCGGCGGCATGATCGCCTCCGACTCCTTCACCGTCCCGAACGGCACCTCGGCGGAGGCGAAGGCCCGGGTCGAGGAGATGATCGACTACTACTACCAGCCGGAGGTGATGGCCGAGGTCGCCGACTACGTGACGTACGTGCCGCCGGTCAAGGGGACGCAGGAGGCGATGCGCACCGTCAACCCCGAGAACGCGGACAACCCCCTCATCTTCCCGAGCGAGGCGGACTGGGAGCACCTGCACTCCTTCCGCACGCTCTCCGCCGAGGAGGACAAGAAGTACTCGACCGAGTTCCAGAACGTGCTGGGCCTCTGA
- a CDS encoding ABC transporter ATP-binding protein — protein MAAEHAAFAESGADLELVGIQKRFPGFTAIEELDLTIPAGSFFALLGPSGCGKTTTLRLVAGLEDPTAGRILIGGTDVSGLKPHKRPVNTVFQSYALFPHMSVLENVAFGLRRRRIGDPVGKAHEALRLVELDHVADRKPAQLSGGQQQRVALARAVVNRPALLLLDEPLGALDLKLRRQMQQELKQIQQEVGLTFLHVTHDQEEAMTMADTVAVMNKGRIEQMGAPEELYELPRTVFVANFLGQSNLFAVEVAGGTEQVLHTDFGGSRISVPRARSVRDSGAITVGVRPEKLHLSLAEPPAAADTNVIGPGRITDVSFIGVSTQYTVEVPGAGPVQVFAQNLQAGPQAALGDEAWLSWHTEHTFGLADDRLDTGALTADFSTRAIATRAALAE, from the coding sequence ATGGCGGCGGAGCATGCGGCCTTCGCCGAGTCCGGAGCGGACCTGGAGCTCGTCGGCATCCAGAAGCGCTTCCCCGGCTTCACGGCGATCGAGGAGTTGGATCTCACGATCCCGGCGGGATCGTTCTTCGCGCTGCTCGGGCCGTCGGGCTGCGGCAAGACGACCACCCTGCGCCTCGTCGCGGGGCTCGAGGACCCGACGGCCGGTCGGATCCTCATCGGCGGCACCGACGTGAGCGGACTGAAGCCGCACAAGCGACCGGTGAACACGGTGTTCCAGTCCTACGCCCTCTTCCCGCACATGAGCGTGCTGGAGAACGTCGCGTTCGGACTGCGCCGGCGCCGGATCGGCGATCCGGTGGGGAAGGCCCACGAGGCGCTGCGCCTCGTCGAGCTCGACCACGTGGCGGATCGGAAGCCCGCGCAGCTCTCCGGCGGCCAGCAGCAGCGCGTCGCCCTGGCCCGCGCCGTCGTGAACCGGCCCGCGCTGCTGCTGCTCGACGAGCCGCTCGGCGCCCTCGACCTCAAGCTGCGCCGGCAGATGCAGCAGGAGCTCAAGCAGATCCAGCAGGAGGTCGGTCTCACCTTCCTCCACGTCACCCACGACCAGGAGGAGGCCATGACGATGGCCGACACGGTCGCGGTCATGAACAAGGGTCGGATCGAGCAGATGGGCGCTCCGGAGGAGCTCTACGAACTGCCCCGCACCGTCTTCGTCGCGAACTTCCTCGGCCAGTCGAATCTGTTCGCGGTCGAGGTCGCCGGCGGGACCGAGCAGGTGCTCCACACCGACTTCGGGGGGTCCAGGATCTCGGTGCCGCGCGCGCGCAGCGTCCGCGACAGCGGCGCGATCACCGTCGGCGTGCGCCCGGAGAAGCTCCACCTCTCGCTCGCCGAGCCGCCGGCGGCGGCCGACACGAACGTGATCGGGCCGGGGCGGATCACGGACGTCTCCTTCATCGGCGTGAGCACGCAGTACACGGTGGAGGTGCCTGGCGCGGGCCCCGTCCAGGTCTTCGCGCAGAACCTGCAGGCCGGCCCGCAGGCCGCGCTCGGCGACGAGGCCTGGCTCAGCTGGCACACGGAGCACACCTTCGGCCTTGCGGACGACCGGCTCGACACCGGGGCGCTCACCGCCGACTTCTCGACGCGGGCGATCGCGACCCGCGCGGCGCTGGCGGAGTAA
- a CDS encoding ABC transporter permease, whose product MAFTAFSGGTRAVEQAPKRKGWVALLLLLPGIAYMLLFFVAPFVQLILTSLQAPADSGGIGQYVAAAQFSNYWAALSEYWPQLLRSFGYALIATIVGLVISYPLAYLIGVKVRSKPMLQGVLLILVVAPFFISFLLRTLAWKSILPNEWIGTHFSVIFGLVYNFIPFMVLPMFSSLQALDLRLLEAGSDLYASPVTTFRRVTLPLSMPGIVSGTLLSFIPMSGDYVNASREFLGGTGTTMVGNVIESNFLQTQNYPMAATLSIILMVIILVIVATYVRKSGAEDLL is encoded by the coding sequence ATGGCATTCACCGCATTCTCCGGCGGCACGCGCGCCGTCGAACAGGCGCCGAAGCGCAAGGGATGGGTGGCGCTGCTGCTGCTCCTGCCCGGCATCGCGTACATGCTGCTGTTCTTCGTGGCGCCGTTCGTGCAGCTGATCCTCACCTCGCTGCAGGCCCCCGCCGACTCCGGCGGCATCGGGCAGTACGTCGCGGCCGCGCAGTTCTCCAACTACTGGGCGGCGCTCTCGGAGTACTGGCCGCAACTGCTGCGCTCCTTCGGCTACGCGCTCATCGCGACCATCGTCGGCCTCGTCATCAGCTACCCGCTCGCGTACCTCATCGGCGTGAAGGTGCGCTCGAAGCCGATGCTGCAGGGCGTGCTCCTGATCCTCGTGGTCGCCCCGTTCTTCATCAGCTTCCTGCTGCGGACGCTGGCGTGGAAGTCGATCCTCCCGAACGAGTGGATCGGCACGCACTTCTCCGTGATCTTCGGCCTCGTGTACAACTTCATCCCGTTCATGGTGCTGCCGATGTTCTCCTCGCTGCAGGCGCTCGACCTGCGGCTGCTGGAGGCGGGGTCCGACCTGTACGCCTCACCGGTGACGACGTTCCGCCGCGTCACCCTGCCGCTCTCGATGCCGGGGATCGTCTCGGGGACGCTCCTGAGCTTCATCCCGATGTCGGGCGACTACGTGAACGCGTCCAGGGAGTTCCTCGGCGGCACGGGGACGACGATGGTCGGCAACGTGATCGAGTCGAACTTCCTGCAGACGCAGAACTATCCGATGGCCGCGACGCTGTCGATCATCCTCATGGTCATCATCCTGGTGATCGTGGCGACGTACGTGCGCAAGAGCGGGGCGGAGGATCTGCTGTGA
- a CDS encoding ABC transporter permease: MKGFTLGKAFVPVVGAIALIYLLLPIAHVILFSFNDAGRNNIIWRGFTLDNWQNPCGAPQVCTAFGNSILVGVVATVIATVLGTMIAIALVRYKFRGSSTVSLLLFTPMATPEVVLGAGLAAQFLLAGVEKGIGTIILAHTMFCISYVVVAVKARVASLNPAIEEAGRDLYASPGQVFWRITLPMLAPGIIGAALLSFALSFDDFIITNFNSGTATTFPKFIYVSALKGVPAQANVLASIVFVGALLLVIIVQMVNINKQKRLARA, encoded by the coding sequence GTGAAGGGCTTCACGCTGGGCAAGGCCTTCGTGCCGGTGGTCGGGGCGATCGCCCTCATCTACCTGCTCCTCCCGATCGCGCACGTGATCCTGTTCTCGTTCAACGACGCGGGGCGCAACAACATCATCTGGCGCGGCTTCACGCTCGACAACTGGCAGAATCCCTGCGGCGCGCCGCAGGTGTGCACCGCCTTCGGCAACTCGATCCTCGTCGGCGTGGTCGCGACGGTCATCGCGACCGTGCTCGGGACGATGATCGCGATCGCGCTCGTGCGCTACAAGTTCCGGGGCAGCTCGACCGTGAGCCTGCTGCTGTTCACCCCGATGGCGACGCCCGAGGTCGTGCTCGGCGCCGGACTCGCGGCGCAGTTCCTCCTCGCGGGGGTCGAGAAGGGCATCGGCACGATCATCCTCGCGCACACGATGTTCTGCATCTCGTACGTCGTCGTGGCGGTGAAGGCTCGGGTCGCCTCGCTGAACCCTGCCATCGAGGAGGCCGGCCGCGATCTCTACGCCTCGCCCGGGCAGGTGTTCTGGCGGATCACGCTGCCGATGCTCGCCCCCGGCATCATCGGCGCCGCGCTGCTGAGCTTCGCGCTCTCCTTCGACGACTTCATCATCACGAACTTCAACTCGGGCACGGCCACGACGTTCCCGAAGTTCATCTACGTGTCCGCGCTCAAGGGCGTGCCCGCGCAGGCGAACGTGCTCGCCTCGATCGTGTTCGTCGGCGCCCTGCTGCTCGTGATCATCGTGCAGATGGTGAACATCAACAAGCAGAAGCGGCTCGCGCGCGCCTAG
- a CDS encoding APC family permease, protein MANASAATISRGGTLKRSLGLWAIVGLGLGYMTPTVVFDTFGLVARDTNNVVPLAYLVALIVMVFTAISYGKIAGAIPSAGSAYTYARESMHPNVGFVVGWTALIDYMLLPMVNCLIIRSYLEAFFPGVPGWVWVVLYVVFVTGIIYLTMRGTSNVNMILLVFSIVVMAVFVVMVIVQLSGGAGVGGVVTVQPFLHSGVEFGAVLAGATIVCFSFIGFDAVTMYAEEAKTPKIMPKAILLTVVLGGAIFLIAGYFTQQRFPDWNEFAPGGDMQFVEDSTLPIIGELVGGKTLAAILTAAGFAATLASGLASHASVSRMLLVMGRNNVLPKRVFGFINAKTHTPTFNIVLTGAISLLAIAFTLEMIAAYINYGALIAFTFVNLSVIAWFAIRKGRRRTPKDIFNYIVMPVVGTLLTGLLWVNLDGHALLGGLIWTAIGIVYLAVITRGFTRKVASFDENQPVTGFNKLPEGGAEPEPEPAGEPR, encoded by the coding sequence ATGGCGAATGCATCCGCCGCGACGATCTCGCGGGGCGGCACCCTGAAGCGCAGCCTCGGGCTCTGGGCCATCGTCGGCCTGGGCCTCGGCTACATGACCCCCACCGTCGTCTTCGACACCTTCGGCCTCGTCGCCCGCGACACGAACAACGTCGTGCCGCTCGCCTACCTCGTCGCCCTCATCGTCATGGTCTTCACCGCGATCAGCTACGGCAAGATCGCGGGGGCGATCCCGAGCGCGGGCTCCGCGTACACCTACGCGCGGGAGTCGATGCACCCGAACGTCGGATTCGTCGTCGGCTGGACGGCGCTCATCGACTACATGCTGCTTCCGATGGTGAACTGCCTCATCATCCGCAGCTACCTCGAGGCGTTCTTCCCCGGCGTGCCCGGCTGGGTCTGGGTCGTGCTCTACGTCGTCTTCGTGACCGGCATCATCTACCTCACGATGCGCGGCACGTCGAACGTCAACATGATCCTGCTGGTCTTCTCGATCGTCGTGATGGCCGTCTTCGTGGTCATGGTGATCGTGCAGCTCTCCGGCGGCGCCGGGGTCGGCGGCGTCGTCACGGTGCAGCCCTTCCTCCACAGCGGCGTCGAGTTCGGCGCGGTCCTCGCCGGCGCGACGATCGTGTGCTTCTCGTTCATCGGCTTCGACGCCGTGACGATGTACGCGGAGGAGGCGAAGACGCCGAAGATCATGCCGAAGGCGATCCTCCTCACGGTCGTGCTCGGCGGCGCCATCTTCCTCATCGCCGGCTACTTCACGCAGCAGCGCTTCCCCGACTGGAACGAGTTCGCGCCGGGCGGCGACATGCAGTTCGTCGAGGACTCGACGCTGCCGATCATCGGCGAGCTCGTGGGCGGCAAGACGCTCGCCGCGATCCTCACCGCGGCCGGTTTCGCGGCGACGCTCGCCTCGGGCCTCGCCTCGCACGCCTCGGTGTCGCGCATGCTGCTCGTCATGGGCCGCAACAACGTGCTGCCGAAGCGGGTGTTCGGCTTCATCAACGCGAAGACGCACACCCCGACCTTCAACATCGTGCTCACCGGCGCGATCTCGCTGCTCGCCATCGCCTTCACGCTCGAGATGATCGCGGCCTACATCAACTACGGCGCGCTCATCGCCTTCACCTTCGTGAACCTCTCGGTGATCGCGTGGTTCGCGATCCGCAAGGGGCGGCGGCGCACCCCGAAGGACATCTTCAACTACATCGTGATGCCGGTGGTGGGCACGCTGCTCACCGGCCTCCTGTGGGTGAACCTCGACGGGCACGCGCTGCTGGGCGGGCTCATCTGGACGGCGATCGGCATCGTCTACCTGGCCGTCATCACGAGGGGCTTCACGCGGAAGGTCGCGTCGTTCGACGAGAACCAGCCGGTGACGGGCTTCAACAAGCTGCCCGAGGGCGGGGCGGAGCCCGAGCCGGAGCCGGCGGGCGAGCCCCGCTAG
- a CDS encoding YczE/YyaS/YitT family protein: MLGRLARLIPGLLLYGIADAFMIRAAIGVDPWTVFAQGLSLRTGLGIGLLTNLIGLAVLLLWWPLRQRPGMGTVLNILLVGPGIELGLWLLPVPETLWLRCLFFAIGLLLLAVASGIYIGAHLGPGPRDGLMTGLHHRFGTPIWIGRTAIEATVLAVGWLLGGNVGIGTVVFALCIGPLCAVALPFFDRDRRRGGASSAGAAGSAGAAADPADAREPRDPSGDPAARPAPTA, translated from the coding sequence ATGCTCGGACGACTCGCACGCCTCATCCCCGGACTCCTCCTCTACGGCATCGCCGACGCGTTCATGATCCGCGCCGCGATCGGCGTGGACCCCTGGACCGTCTTCGCGCAGGGCCTCTCCCTGCGCACCGGGCTGGGCATCGGCCTGCTCACGAACCTCATCGGGCTCGCCGTGCTGCTGCTCTGGTGGCCGTTGCGGCAGCGGCCGGGGATGGGGACGGTGCTGAACATCCTGCTCGTCGGACCGGGCATCGAACTCGGGCTCTGGCTGCTGCCGGTGCCCGAGACCCTGTGGCTGCGCTGCCTGTTCTTCGCGATCGGGCTGCTGCTGCTCGCGGTCGCGAGCGGGATCTACATCGGCGCGCACCTCGGTCCCGGGCCGCGCGACGGGCTCATGACGGGGCTCCACCACCGGTTCGGCACGCCGATCTGGATCGGGCGCACGGCGATCGAGGCGACCGTGCTCGCCGTCGGATGGCTGCTCGGCGGCAACGTCGGCATCGGCACCGTCGTCTTCGCCCTGTGCATCGGGCCGCTGTGCGCGGTCGCGCTCCCGTTCTTCGACCGCGATCGGCGACGCGGCGGCGCGAGCAGCGCGGGCGCCGCGGGCAGCGCGGGCGCCGCGGCGGACCCCGCTGATGCGCGCGAGCCGCGGGATCCCTCCGGGGACCCCGCGGCTCGACCGGCGCCGACGGCGTGA
- a CDS encoding PLP-dependent aminotransferase family protein produces MGEIWPTAQRVSARRLAELLGTWRGDGHGYEELCASVTLLVRDGRVVPGAVLPAERLLAEALGVSRTTVSAAYRRLRETGVVVSRRGSGSVVRTPTGARPGLWAVGGPGIDLSAACPEPWSGLAELHERAAREHAGLFSGPGYDTIGMPALRAAIADRYALRGLPTSPEQIMVTLGAQHAIFLIARTLLRRGERSLIESPSYPHAREALAATGALVAELPVGATAGGGYDAAAILEIARRSAPRVAYLIPDHHNPTGLRMPQELRPALIDALVDQGAHVVVDETTAELCLGGSRRIRPFAAAAERAHQEDAILTVGSLGKTVWGGLRIGWIRAAPGLIARLEASRRVGDLGTADWSQAIALLALEDYERILAERSRQLTGRHRLLVERLGAELPDWRLSAAEGGVCVWVDLGARASSRLSRRAAALGLQLPPGPRFGSPGVFERFLRLPFSAPEDALAAAATRLAEAWRAERDAAPPDAASAAVI; encoded by the coding sequence ATGGGTGAGATCTGGCCGACCGCGCAGCGCGTGAGCGCGCGTCGCCTCGCGGAGCTGCTCGGCACCTGGCGGGGCGACGGCCACGGGTACGAGGAGCTCTGCGCCAGCGTGACGCTGCTCGTGCGCGACGGCCGCGTCGTGCCCGGCGCGGTGCTCCCCGCCGAGCGGCTGCTCGCCGAGGCGCTCGGCGTCAGCCGCACCACGGTCAGCGCCGCGTACCGGCGCCTGCGCGAGACCGGCGTCGTCGTGTCGCGGCGCGGCTCCGGCAGCGTCGTGCGCACGCCGACGGGCGCCCGGCCCGGGCTGTGGGCCGTCGGGGGGCCGGGCATCGATCTGTCGGCGGCCTGCCCCGAGCCCTGGAGCGGGCTCGCGGAGCTCCATGAGCGGGCCGCGCGGGAGCACGCCGGCCTCTTCTCCGGCCCCGGCTACGACACGATCGGCATGCCGGCGCTGCGCGCCGCGATCGCCGACCGCTACGCGCTCCGGGGTCTGCCGACCTCGCCCGAGCAGATCATGGTGACGCTCGGCGCGCAGCACGCGATCTTCCTCATCGCGCGCACGCTGCTCCGGCGCGGCGAGCGCAGCCTCATCGAGTCCCCGAGCTACCCGCACGCCCGGGAGGCGCTCGCCGCGACGGGCGCGCTCGTCGCCGAGCTGCCCGTCGGCGCGACCGCGGGCGGGGGCTACGATGCCGCCGCGATCCTCGAGATCGCGCGGCGCAGCGCGCCGAGGGTCGCCTACCTCATCCCCGATCACCACAACCCGACGGGGCTGCGGATGCCGCAGGAGCTGCGCCCCGCCCTCATCGACGCGCTCGTCGACCAGGGGGCGCACGTCGTGGTCGACGAGACGACGGCCGAGCTCTGCCTGGGCGGCAGCCGCCGCATCCGACCGTTCGCGGCGGCGGCCGAACGGGCGCATCAGGAGGACGCGATCCTCACGGTCGGCTCCCTCGGGAAGACGGTGTGGGGCGGCCTGCGGATCGGCTGGATCCGCGCGGCCCCCGGGCTCATCGCGCGGCTCGAGGCGAGTCGCAGAGTCGGCGATCTCGGCACCGCAGACTGGTCGCAGGCCATCGCCCTTCTCGCGCTCGAGGACTACGAGCGGATCCTCGCGGAGCGCAGTCGGCAGCTCACCGGCCGGCACCGGCTGCTCGTCGAACGGCTCGGCGCGGAGCTCCCGGATTGGCGGCTCAGCGCGGCGGAGGGCGGCGTCTGCGTCTGGGTCGACCTCGGCGCGCGCGCGAGCAGCCGGCTCAGCCGACGGGCGGCCGCCCTCGGGCTGCAGCTCCCGCCAGGCCCGCGCTTCGGCAGCCCCGGCGTCTTCGAGCGGTTCCTCCGCCTGCCCTTCTCGGCGCCGGAGGACGCACTCGCCGCAGCGGCGACCCGGCTCGCGGAGGCCTGGCGGGCGGAGCGCGACGCCGCACCGCCGGACGCCGCGTCCGCGGCGGTCATCTGA